The Deinococcus seoulensis genome window below encodes:
- the gatB gene encoding Asp-tRNA(Asn)/Glu-tRNA(Gln) amidotransferase subunit GatB has translation MSYVAVIGLEVHLQLKTRSKIFSSCPQEYHGAEPNTFTDPFTLGLPGTLPTLNREAVELAMMFGLGLNCDVSGFTQFHRKNYFYPDAPKNFQLSQYDRPIARDGFLDVTLPGGEVSRVRIKRAHLEDDAGKLTHPTYAPYSMLDLNRAGSSLLEMVTEADIVSAEQARAFLESVQAIAQALGVSDATPEEGKMRCDVNLSLHKPGEPWGTKCEVKNLNSFRSVARAIEFEAARQARILDAGGRITQDTLGWDEGGQKTFLMRTKEVEADYRYFPEPDLPPLDITPEWIAQVRERMPELPAQKLERYRAAGVREADAQTLSLSVPLSRFYDEALTPEPRPDAQKPDAQKLANWLLGDVSGLLAAREETLEASALRPAHLAALVGLIDAGTISGKIAKDLLPDVLTGHDPAALVQERGLSVVTDTAAIDAAIDAAMAADPATVEKVRAGNAKAMNALFGPVMKATGGKAKPEVVRERLSAKLGLS, from the coding sequence ATGTCGTATGTGGCGGTTATTGGTCTGGAAGTTCACCTGCAACTGAAGACAAGGTCCAAGATCTTCAGCTCGTGCCCGCAGGAGTATCACGGGGCGGAACCGAACACGTTCACGGACCCGTTCACGCTGGGCCTGCCGGGCACGCTGCCCACCCTGAACCGCGAGGCGGTGGAACTCGCCATGATGTTCGGGCTGGGCCTGAACTGCGACGTATCGGGCTTCACGCAGTTTCACCGCAAGAATTACTTCTACCCGGACGCCCCGAAGAACTTCCAGCTGTCGCAGTACGACCGGCCCATCGCCCGCGACGGGTTCCTGGACGTGACCCTGCCCGGCGGTGAGGTGAGCCGCGTGCGGATCAAGCGCGCGCACCTGGAGGACGACGCGGGCAAACTGACGCACCCCACGTACGCGCCGTACTCCATGCTGGACCTGAACCGCGCCGGGTCCAGCCTGCTGGAGATGGTCACCGAGGCCGACATCGTGAGCGCCGAGCAGGCCCGCGCGTTTCTGGAGAGCGTGCAGGCCATTGCGCAGGCGCTGGGCGTCAGTGACGCCACGCCCGAGGAAGGCAAGATGCGCTGCGACGTGAACCTCAGCCTTCATAAGCCCGGCGAGCCGTGGGGCACCAAGTGCGAGGTGAAGAACCTCAACTCGTTCCGCTCCGTGGCGCGCGCCATCGAGTTCGAGGCGGCCCGGCAGGCCCGCATCCTGGACGCCGGCGGGCGCATCACGCAGGACACCCTGGGGTGGGACGAGGGCGGCCAGAAGACCTTCCTGATGCGGACCAAGGAGGTTGAGGCCGATTACCGCTACTTCCCCGAGCCGGACCTGCCCCCGCTGGATATCACGCCCGAATGGATCGCGCAGGTGCGGGAGCGGATGCCCGAACTGCCCGCGCAGAAACTGGAGCGCTACCGCGCGGCGGGCGTGCGCGAGGCCGACGCGCAGACCCTGAGCCTCAGCGTGCCGCTCTCACGCTTCTACGACGAGGCCCTGACCCCTGAGCCGCGCCCGGACGCCCAGAAACCCGATGCCCAGAAGCTGGCAAACTGGCTGCTGGGCGACGTGTCCGGCCTGCTGGCCGCGCGTGAGGAGACGCTGGAGGCCAGCGCCCTGCGTCCCGCGCATCTGGCCGCCCTGGTGGGCCTGATCGACGCGGGCACCATCAGCGGCAAGATCGCCAAGGACCTGCTGCCCGACGTTCTGACCGGCCACGACCCGGCCGCACTCGTGCAGGAGCGCGGCCTGAGCGTCGTGACCGACACGGCCGCCATCGACGCTGCCATCGACGCCGCCATGGCGGCCGATCCGGCCACCGTCGAGAAGGTCCGCGCGGGGAACGCCAAGGCCATGAACGCCCTGTTCGGTCCGGTCATGAAAGCCACGGGCGGCAAGGCCAAACCCGAAGTGGTCCGCGAACGCCTGAGCGCGAAACTGGGCCTGTCATGA
- a CDS encoding GNAT family N-acetyltransferase, whose amino-acid sequence MRPVTPADATTIAAHRYPDEQDAPERPVYAAWVAGAIRDGLYLGFLLEGGGEVIAGAGVTLLHWGPTRGDPQPWRARVVNVWTHPDHRRAGHARTLVMACLDAVRSRGITRVSLGSSDMARPLYAALGFAASTHEMTRVLRAE is encoded by the coding sequence ATGCGCCCCGTCACACCCGCTGATGCCACCACCATTGCCGCGCACCGTTACCCGGACGAGCAGGACGCCCCCGAGCGGCCCGTGTACGCCGCGTGGGTGGCAGGTGCCATCCGGGACGGCCTGTACCTGGGCTTCCTGCTGGAGGGTGGGGGAGAGGTGATCGCCGGGGCGGGCGTGACCCTGCTGCACTGGGGACCCACGCGCGGCGATCCGCAGCCGTGGCGGGCGCGGGTGGTGAACGTCTGGACGCACCCGGACCATCGCCGCGCCGGGCACGCCCGCACGCTGGTCATGGCCTGCCTGGACGCTGTGCGCTCGCGCGGGATCACGCGCGTCAGCCTGGGCAGCAGCGACATGGCCCGCCCGCTGTACGCGGCGCTGGGATTCGCGGCCAGTACGCACGAGATGACCCGCGTACTGCGCGCAGAATAG
- a CDS encoding DUF1697 domain-containing protein, with protein sequence MTFVALLHAVNLGARRKVPMADLRALLTGLGLREVRTYIQSGNAVFSADPDPTLRGRLEAALEAQFGFPVPVTLRTAHAWQEAAADCPAHLRSEAVVVAFLRDPPDPERVAALRARDVTPERWEIVGPHLYQTVPDGVRNLRLSAAVIERTLGVGVTVRNERTVQAIAAMLDT encoded by the coding sequence ATGACGTTCGTGGCGTTGCTGCACGCGGTGAACCTGGGAGCGCGGCGCAAGGTGCCCATGGCCGACCTGCGCGCCCTGCTGACCGGCCTGGGCCTGCGGGAGGTCCGCACGTACATCCAGAGCGGGAACGCCGTGTTCAGCGCGGACCCCGACCCGACGCTGCGCGGGCGTCTGGAGGCGGCGCTGGAAGCGCAGTTCGGTTTCCCGGTGCCCGTGACGCTCCGCACGGCGCACGCGTGGCAGGAGGCGGCCGCAGACTGCCCGGCCCACCTGCGCAGCGAGGCGGTCGTGGTGGCGTTCCTGCGCGACCCGCCCGACCCGGAACGCGTGGCGGCCCTGCGTGCGCGGGACGTGACGCCGGAACGCTGGGAGATAGTAGGGCCGCACCTGTACCAGACGGTGCCGGACGGCGTGCGCAACCTGCGGCTGTCGGCCGCCGTGATCGAACGGACGCTGGGCGTGGGGGTCACAGTGCGCAACGAACGGACCGTGCAGGCCATCGCAGCGATGCTGGACACCTGA
- a CDS encoding DMT family transporter: MTRKFPPAAFLSAAPLLFVLLWSTGFLGTKGAARNADPFAYLTVRFALAALLMLALTAALRAPWPTRAQAGRAGVTGLLLHAGYLGGVTTAIWLGLPAGVTSVLVGVQPLLTGLLSWPVLGERVTRPQWAGLTLGFVGVLLVVEGRVGGGVGSPAALGAAAFALICTTAGTLYQRRVGADMPLLGGTAAQYVVSAAALGAVTLARGGGVIHWNAEFILSLTWLVLVLSVGAILLLMRLLRDLPAARVNSLFYLVPPLAVLESWALYGERLSALSLGGLLLCVTGVALAARQPATRPARTG; this comes from the coding sequence ATGACCCGCAAGTTCCCGCCCGCCGCGTTCCTGTCGGCCGCGCCGCTGCTGTTCGTGCTGCTCTGGAGCACCGGGTTCCTGGGCACCAAGGGCGCGGCCCGGAACGCCGACCCGTTCGCGTACCTGACCGTCCGGTTCGCCCTGGCGGCCCTGCTGATGCTGGCCCTGACGGCCGCGCTGCGCGCCCCGTGGCCCACGCGGGCGCAGGCGGGCCGGGCGGGCGTGACGGGCCTGCTGCTGCACGCCGGGTACTTGGGCGGCGTGACCACCGCCATCTGGCTGGGCCTCCCGGCAGGTGTCACCAGCGTGCTGGTAGGCGTGCAGCCCCTCCTGACGGGGCTGCTGTCCTGGCCGGTGCTGGGCGAACGGGTCACGCGGCCGCAGTGGGCGGGCCTGACGCTGGGGTTCGTGGGCGTGCTGCTGGTCGTGGAGGGCCGCGTGGGCGGCGGCGTGGGCAGCCCCGCCGCGCTGGGCGCCGCCGCGTTCGCGCTGATCTGCACCACTGCCGGAACCCTCTACCAGCGCCGCGTGGGAGCCGACATGCCCCTGCTGGGCGGCACGGCCGCGCAGTACGTCGTCAGTGCCGCCGCGCTGGGGGCCGTCACGCTGGCGCGCGGGGGCGGCGTGATCCACTGGAACGCGGAATTCATCCTGTCCCTCACGTGGCTGGTGCTGGTCCTGTCGGTCGGGGCGATCCTGCTGCTCATGCGCCTGCTGCGCGACCTGCCCGCCGCGCGCGTGAACAGCCTCTTCTACCTCGTGCCGCCACTGGCCGTGCTGGAAAGCTGGGCGCTGTACGGCGAACGCCTCAGCGCCCTGTCGCTGGGCGGCCTGCTGCTGTGCGTGACCGGCGTGGCCCTCGCCGCGCGGCAACCGGCCACCCGCCCGGCGCGTACTGGGTGA
- a CDS encoding DUF2268 domain-containing putative Zn-dependent protease (predicted Zn-dependent protease with a strongly conserved HExxH motif) produces MNVLHVMNAAGTLPSPLADEMRCVLEATLQRHTAPLGLTGVDVALRVLPWGLPETGIHGFAPTGSYVELTVSPDNPEFLPGWRTELPATLAHELHHARRWRGPGYGRTLLEVLVTEGLAQHHERTERAGQAPPYAQARIDRAALWQRARPLLQTTDFGFEAWFYGSAGHDLPRWAGYTLGFELVGHALRRLGGTAQDHVDTPAAAVLNAAGDAFP; encoded by the coding sequence GTGAACGTCCTGCATGTCATGAACGCGGCCGGGACCCTGCCTTCGCCCCTGGCGGACGAGATGAGGTGTGTGCTGGAGGCGACCCTGCAACGCCACACCGCTCCGCTGGGTCTGACCGGCGTGGACGTGGCCCTGCGGGTGCTGCCCTGGGGGCTGCCGGAAACCGGGATTCACGGCTTCGCGCCCACCGGGTCGTATGTGGAACTGACGGTCAGTCCGGACAACCCGGAGTTCCTGCCCGGCTGGCGCACCGAACTGCCTGCCACGCTGGCCCACGAACTGCACCACGCCCGTCGCTGGCGCGGTCCCGGTTACGGCCGCACGCTGCTGGAAGTGCTGGTCACCGAGGGCCTCGCCCAGCACCACGAACGGACCGAGCGGGCCGGGCAGGCACCCCCTTACGCGCAGGCCCGTATCGACCGGGCAGCGCTCTGGCAGAGGGCGCGGCCGCTGCTCCAGACGACCGACTTCGGGTTCGAGGCGTGGTTCTACGGGTCCGCAGGACACGACCTGCCCCGCTGGGCCGGGTACACCCTGGGATTCGAACTGGTAGGCCACGCCCTGAGACGCCTTGGGGGGACCGCTCAGGACCACGTCGATACGCCCGCTGCGGCCGTTCTGAACGCAGCGGGCGACGCCTTCCCCTAG
- a CDS encoding ATP-binding protein → MTVTTKARTLGELLQTAEYAGRAPFDGRIRLVQDEVRENLTRKLRSGEELFPGVVGYDDTVIPQLVNALLARQNFILLGLRGQAKSRILRAITGLLDPEVPVIAGVDMPDDVLNPVGAEGRHLLEAHGLDLPIRWLPRADRYVEKLATPDVTVADLVGDVDPIKAARLGTSLGDVRSMHFGLLPRANRGIFAVNELADLSPKVQVALFNILQEGDVQIKGYPIRLELDVMLVFSANPEDYTARGKIVTPLKDRIGSEIRTHYPTDVRLGMDITAQEAARAEGVIVPPFIAELIEEIAFQAREDGRVDKLSGVSQRLPISLMEVAAANAERRSLVAGDAPVVRVSDVYAGLPAITGKMELEYEGELKGADQVAKDVIRKAAGATYARNYGSANTRDLEKWFEAGNVFRFPQGGDSAAALKAAGEVPGLSDLAAEVAASSDDAVRVSAAEFILEGLYGRKKLSRAEELYAAPEAETRQQRGGRWN, encoded by the coding sequence ATGACGGTGACGACGAAGGCGAGAACGTTGGGTGAATTGCTTCAGACGGCAGAGTACGCCGGGCGCGCGCCGTTCGACGGCCGGATCCGGCTGGTGCAGGACGAGGTGCGGGAGAACCTGACCCGCAAGTTGCGCAGCGGCGAGGAGTTGTTCCCCGGTGTGGTCGGGTACGACGACACGGTGATTCCGCAGCTGGTGAACGCGCTGCTGGCGCGGCAGAACTTCATTCTGCTGGGTCTGCGCGGTCAGGCGAAGAGCCGGATTCTGCGGGCCATCACGGGCCTGCTGGACCCGGAAGTGCCGGTCATTGCGGGCGTGGACATGCCAGACGACGTGCTCAACCCGGTGGGCGCCGAGGGCCGTCACCTGCTCGAAGCGCACGGGCTGGACCTGCCGATCCGCTGGCTCCCGCGCGCCGACCGGTACGTGGAGAAACTGGCGACGCCGGACGTGACGGTCGCGGACCTCGTGGGCGACGTGGATCCCATCAAGGCGGCGCGTCTGGGCACCAGCCTGGGCGACGTGAGAAGCATGCACTTTGGGCTGCTGCCGCGCGCGAACCGGGGCATCTTCGCGGTGAACGAACTGGCGGACCTATCCCCGAAGGTGCAGGTGGCGCTGTTCAACATCCTTCAGGAGGGGGACGTGCAGATCAAGGGCTACCCGATCCGCCTGGAACTGGACGTGATGCTGGTCTTCAGCGCGAACCCCGAGGATTACACGGCGCGCGGGAAGATCGTCACGCCGCTCAAGGACCGCATCGGCAGCGAGATCCGCACGCACTACCCGACCGACGTGCGCCTGGGCATGGACATCACGGCGCAGGAGGCCGCGCGGGCCGAGGGTGTGATCGTGCCGCCGTTCATCGCGGAACTGATCGAGGAGATCGCGTTCCAGGCGCGCGAGGACGGCCGCGTGGACAAACTGAGTGGCGTGTCGCAGCGCCTGCCGATCTCGCTGATGGAGGTCGCCGCCGCGAACGCCGAGCGCCGCAGCCTCGTGGCCGGGGACGCCCCGGTCGTGCGGGTCAGTGACGTGTACGCGGGCCTGCCGGCCATCACGGGCAAGATGGAACTGGAGTACGAGGGTGAACTCAAGGGCGCCGATCAGGTCGCCAAAGACGTGATCCGCAAGGCGGCCGGGGCCACGTACGCCCGCAACTACGGCAGCGCGAACACCCGCGACCTGGAGAAATGGTTCGAGGCCGGGAACGTGTTCCGCTTCCCGCAGGGTGGGGACAGCGCCGCCGCGCTGAAGGCAGCGGGCGAGGTGCCGGGCCTGAGCGACCTGGCCGCCGAGGTCGCCGCGAGCAGCGACGACGCCGTGCGCGTGTCTGCCGCCGAGTTCATCCTGGAGGGCCTGTACGGCCGCAAGAAACTCTCGCGTGCCGAGGAACTGTACGCCGCGCCGGAAGCCGAAACGCGCCAGCAGCGCGGCGGCCGCTGGAACTGA